A DNA window from Xanthomonas campestris pv. campestris str. ATCC 33913 contains the following coding sequences:
- a CDS encoding ATP-binding protein: MNALAVRWNDWPITRKSLAVVTLPLLLLAVALMAIYSVERQNIAAENDVRQTLEVLSDLYEAHALLAETAAGVRGYRLVRRDEFLTPYRDAEPRLQRVAERLSQRITDPVQAQRFARIKPLFAEKMQGWRRLLAPDLSREEEIRQLWDGKYKLDILRAELRELRNYETAQLQVRTAKAQGLRQRNLIITLSAAMLGGLGAVFAVAWFASALSGRLRTLAANADRLGEGLPLAAQPRAGDELGQVGQRLAQASELLAARANEAQLARREAETANRAKTEFLSRSSHELRTPLNAILGYAQVLEMDLPEPGHRRHLQHILGAGRHLLGLITELLDIARIEADQLDLSPEPIAVRAAVHEALGLIAPDADKHGISLQPPAIDGPWTVRADAQRLRQVLLNLLSNAVKFNRTGGQVQVSAQPDGDQVRIVVADQGAGLTAAQIERLFTPFERLGAERSAVEGTGLGLALSKRLIEAMGGQIGVDSSRDGARFWISLPQGEPQSAEPARTLLPLSNAGSGVCRLLSIEDNPSNQALIRTLTERRPQWQLLEAASLAQARALLQHEVPDLILLDLHLSDGNGEELLRDLQAQPATAAVPVVVISADATSATLARVGNQGVRAYLTKPLDVAEFFAVIDRLLA; this comes from the coding sequence ATGAATGCTCTGGCGGTGCGATGGAACGATTGGCCGATCACCCGCAAGAGCCTGGCGGTGGTCACCCTGCCGCTGCTGCTGCTGGCCGTGGCCTTGATGGCGATCTACAGTGTGGAGCGGCAGAACATCGCCGCCGAAAACGATGTGCGGCAGACCCTGGAAGTGCTGAGCGATCTGTACGAAGCGCACGCACTGCTGGCCGAAACCGCCGCCGGTGTGCGCGGATATCGGCTGGTGCGCCGCGATGAATTCCTCACCCCGTACCGCGACGCGGAGCCGCGCCTGCAACGCGTGGCCGAGCGGCTGTCGCAACGCATTACCGACCCGGTGCAGGCGCAGCGTTTTGCGCGCATCAAACCGTTGTTCGCCGAAAAGATGCAGGGCTGGCGTCGTCTGCTTGCGCCGGATCTGAGCCGCGAGGAAGAGATCCGCCAATTGTGGGACGGCAAGTACAAGCTCGACATCCTGCGCGCTGAATTACGCGAACTGCGCAATTACGAAACCGCGCAACTGCAGGTGCGCACCGCCAAGGCGCAGGGGCTGCGCCAGCGCAATCTCATCATCACCCTGAGCGCAGCGATGCTCGGCGGCCTGGGCGCGGTGTTCGCGGTGGCGTGGTTCGCCTCGGCCTTGTCCGGGCGCCTGCGCACGCTGGCCGCCAATGCCGACCGGCTCGGCGAAGGGCTGCCGCTGGCCGCACAGCCGCGTGCCGGCGATGAACTCGGGCAGGTCGGCCAACGCCTGGCACAGGCCAGCGAACTGCTGGCCGCACGCGCCAACGAAGCACAACTGGCCCGCCGAGAGGCCGAGACCGCCAACCGCGCGAAGACCGAATTCCTCTCGCGCAGCAGCCATGAATTGCGTACCCCGCTCAACGCGATCCTGGGCTATGCGCAGGTGCTGGAGATGGATTTGCCCGAGCCGGGCCACCGCCGTCACCTGCAGCACATCCTGGGCGCCGGCCGGCACCTGCTCGGCCTGATCACCGAGCTGCTGGACATCGCCCGCATCGAAGCCGATCAACTGGATCTCAGCCCCGAACCCATCGCGGTGCGCGCCGCCGTGCACGAGGCACTGGGCCTGATCGCGCCGGACGCCGACAAGCACGGCATCAGCCTGCAGCCGCCGGCCATCGATGGCCCCTGGACGGTGCGCGCTGACGCGCAGCGCCTGCGCCAGGTGCTACTCAATCTGTTGTCGAATGCGGTCAAGTTCAATCGCACCGGCGGCCAGGTGCAGGTGAGCGCACAGCCGGATGGCGATCAGGTGCGCATCGTGGTCGCCGACCAGGGCGCCGGGCTCACAGCGGCGCAGATCGAACGGCTGTTCACCCCGTTTGAGCGGCTGGGCGCGGAACGCTCGGCCGTGGAAGGCACCGGGCTGGGGCTGGCGCTGAGCAAGCGCCTGATCGAGGCCATGGGCGGGCAGATCGGCGTGGACAGCAGCCGTGACGGCGCGCGTTTCTGGATTTCCCTGCCGCAAGGCGAGCCGCAGAGCGCCGAACCTGCGCGCACGCTGCTGCCGCTCAGCAACGCTGGCAGCGGTGTCTGCCGCCTGCTGAGCATCGAAGACAACCCCTCCAACCAGGCGCTGATCCGCACGCTCACCGAACGGCGGCCGCAGTGGCAGCTGCTGGAAGCGGCCAGCCTGGCGCAGGCGCGTGCGCTGCTGCAGCACGAGGTGCCGGACCTGATCCTGCTCGACCTGCACCTGAGCGATGGCAATGGCGAAGAACTGCTGCGCGACCTGCAGGCGCAGCCGGCTACTGCCGCGGTGCCGGTGGTGGTGATCAGCGCCGACGCGACCTCTGCCACGCTGGCGCGCGTGGGCAACCAGGGCGTGCGCGCCTATCTGACCAAACCGCTCGATGTGGCGGAATTCTTCGCCGTGATCGACAGGCTACTGGCATGA
- a CDS encoding helix-turn-helix transcriptional regulator, which translates to METPTNAGDWRLALRRDASDSARWQALQEASAALRSASTPEQACDAVLGRVLLLLGLEDGAVLAQRGPRAQVFASRGRALPPGASAPGDSHEATWLMPPRPAEMRDARLPIQLLGTTLGMVCVAWNDGRLAPGSDDLQALQAFALLLPAMVAEPARPVATRRRKAVQDDRLSALSKREKQVLSLLPRGLTNATLAAELGISPGTVKVHVERILQKLEVKDRTQAAVYAVHAGLAQ; encoded by the coding sequence ATGGAAACCCCAACCAATGCAGGCGATTGGCGCCTGGCGTTACGTCGCGACGCCTCCGACAGCGCACGCTGGCAGGCGCTGCAGGAGGCCAGTGCGGCGCTGCGCAGTGCCAGTACGCCCGAACAGGCTTGCGATGCAGTGCTGGGCCGCGTGTTGCTGCTGCTGGGGCTGGAAGATGGCGCGGTGCTGGCGCAGCGCGGGCCACGCGCGCAGGTGTTTGCCAGCAGGGGCCGCGCCCTGCCGCCCGGCGCCAGCGCCCCCGGTGACAGCCATGAAGCCACTTGGCTGATGCCGCCCCGCCCGGCCGAAATGCGTGATGCAAGGCTGCCGATCCAGCTGCTCGGCACCACACTGGGCATGGTGTGCGTGGCCTGGAACGACGGCCGCCTGGCGCCGGGCAGCGACGACCTGCAGGCATTGCAGGCCTTTGCGCTGCTGTTGCCGGCGATGGTCGCCGAGCCAGCCAGGCCGGTCGCCACGCGGCGGCGCAAAGCGGTGCAGGACGATCGTCTGAGTGCCCTGAGCAAGCGCGAAAAACAGGTGCTCTCGCTGCTGCCGCGCGGGCTCACCAACGCGACACTGGCAGCTGAACTGGGGATTTCTCCCGGCACGGTCAAAGTGCACGTCGAGCGAATCCTGCAGAAACTTGAGGTAAAAGATCGCACCCAGGCCGCGGTGTACGCGGTCCACGCAGGACTTGCGCAATGA
- a CDS encoding SgcJ/EcaC family oxidoreductase: MRRPLFSLVLALAATPALAGGVMHYTDKAALPADGEAREVAALFDTWNAALATGNPHKVADLYAPDGVLLPTVSNEVRASREQIENYFEMFLTKKPKGVINYRTVRLLDDDSAVDAGVYTFTLTDKNGKKSDVQARYTFVYEKRDGKWLIINHHSSAMPEVDTATATAAVTKAK; this comes from the coding sequence ATGCGTCGCCCCCTGTTCTCTCTGGTTCTGGCTCTGGCTGCCACCCCGGCGCTGGCTGGCGGCGTGATGCATTACACCGACAAGGCCGCGCTGCCCGCCGATGGCGAAGCGCGCGAAGTGGCTGCGCTGTTCGACACCTGGAACGCGGCCCTGGCCACCGGCAACCCGCACAAGGTGGCCGACCTGTACGCCCCGGACGGCGTGCTGCTGCCGACGGTTTCCAACGAAGTGCGCGCCTCGCGCGAGCAGATCGAAAACTACTTCGAGATGTTCCTGACCAAAAAGCCGAAGGGCGTCATCAACTACCGCACCGTGCGCCTGCTCGATGACGACAGCGCGGTGGATGCGGGTGTGTACACCTTCACGCTCACCGACAAGAACGGCAAGAAGAGCGATGTGCAGGCCCGCTACACCTTCGTGTACGAAAAGCGCGACGGCAAGTGGCTGATCATCAACCACCACAGCTCGGCCATGCCGGAAGTGGATACCGCCACCGCCACCGCTGCGGTCACCAAGGCGAAGTGA
- the msrA gene encoding peptide-methionine (S)-S-oxide reductase MsrA, whose amino-acid sequence MLGIGAFKQRMPRSGEALPGRTQALPLHNTHLINGHPLRGEFTGLAQVQFGLGCFWGAERKFWNVPGVYTTAVGYAGGKTPNATYSEVCSGQTGHTEAVLVVYDAQAVSFEQLLRTFWESHDPTQGMQQGNDVGTQYRSAIYCSTQAQYDAAIASRDAYQQQLTAAGYGDITTEILYPAPTFYYAEDDHQQYLAKHPNGYCGLGGTGVSCPIGLDA is encoded by the coding sequence ATGTTGGGAATCGGCGCCTTCAAACAACGCATGCCACGGTCCGGCGAAGCACTGCCGGGACGTACCCAGGCGTTGCCGCTGCACAACACGCACCTGATCAACGGCCACCCGTTGCGTGGTGAGTTCACCGGCCTGGCCCAGGTGCAATTCGGGCTTGGCTGCTTCTGGGGCGCGGAACGCAAGTTCTGGAACGTGCCTGGGGTCTACACCACGGCGGTGGGTTACGCCGGGGGCAAAACACCGAACGCGACGTATTCGGAAGTCTGCTCAGGGCAGACCGGCCACACCGAGGCGGTGCTGGTGGTGTACGACGCGCAGGCGGTGTCGTTCGAACAATTGCTGCGCACGTTCTGGGAAAGCCACGATCCAACCCAGGGCATGCAGCAGGGCAACGATGTCGGTACGCAATACCGCTCGGCGATCTACTGCAGCACGCAAGCGCAATACGACGCGGCCATTGCCAGCCGCGATGCCTACCAGCAGCAATTGACCGCAGCCGGTTATGGCGACATCACCACGGAGATCCTTTACCCGGCGCCCACGTTCTATTACGCCGAGGACGATCACCAGCAGTATCTCGCCAAGCACCCCAATGGCTATTGCGGGCTTGGCGGAACGGGAGTGAGCTGCCCGATCGGGCTGGATGCCTGA
- a CDS encoding type 1 glutamine amidotransferase family protein — translation MANIAVVMVDGVADWEIGVVLPAAREWFGDQVAIASIDGQPVHSIGGLRITPEFALSDLAPLDADLWILPGSERWQAGEIPGLSGVLCERVQQQRPIAAICGATIALAYAGLLDERPHTSNSLAFLQEHVVPYAGAAHYRHEKVVSADGVITAPGTSPVGFAVTCMRTLHPERTELLAQLRGMFSGEFV, via the coding sequence ATGGCAAACATCGCAGTGGTGATGGTCGACGGTGTCGCCGACTGGGAAATCGGCGTGGTCCTGCCTGCGGCGCGCGAGTGGTTCGGCGACCAGGTCGCCATCGCCAGCATCGACGGACAGCCGGTGCACTCGATCGGTGGCTTGCGCATCACGCCGGAATTTGCGCTCTCGGATTTGGCACCGCTGGACGCCGATCTGTGGATCCTGCCAGGCAGCGAACGCTGGCAAGCCGGCGAGATCCCCGGGCTGAGCGGCGTGTTATGCGAACGCGTGCAACAGCAGCGCCCGATTGCGGCGATTTGCGGAGCCACCATCGCACTGGCGTATGCGGGTCTGCTCGACGAGCGGCCGCACACCAGCAATTCGCTGGCGTTCTTGCAGGAGCACGTGGTGCCGTACGCCGGCGCTGCGCATTACCGGCACGAGAAAGTGGTCAGCGCCGACGGCGTGATCACCGCACCCGGCACCAGCCCGGTGGGGTTTGCGGTGACCTGCATGCGTACTCTGCATCCGGAGCGCACAGAATTACTGGCACAACTGCGCGGCATGTTCTCGGGCGAATTCGTCTAG
- a CDS encoding transaldolase, producing MTASPSKLAQLRDLSVVVADTGDYDAIKRLKPVDCTTNPTLVKKALDLPVYADLIERELAWGRAHGGEDRNSTINEVADRLTVGVGTMLSELVPGRVSTEVDADLAHDTQATIAKARKFIAMYAERGVSKDKILIKIAATWEGIEAARQLQQEGIDCNLTLIFNRSQALACAEAGVFLISPFVGRILDFFVAKGQTPASIDEDPGVVFVRGVYDEFKRRGSSTVVMGASFRSTAQIEALAGCDRLTISPDLLEKLDADHGDLPRKLSPLNADNAAITPINSDSFATDLAADDMATEKLASGIDTFAKDLEALRKTIADKLAG from the coding sequence ATGACTGCATCCCCCTCCAAGCTTGCCCAACTGCGTGACCTGTCCGTTGTCGTTGCCGATACGGGCGACTACGACGCGATCAAGCGGCTCAAGCCGGTCGATTGCACCACCAATCCCACACTGGTCAAGAAAGCCCTGGATCTGCCGGTGTATGCCGACCTGATCGAGCGCGAGCTGGCCTGGGGCCGTGCGCACGGTGGCGAAGACCGCAACAGCACCATCAACGAAGTAGCTGATCGCCTGACCGTCGGCGTGGGCACCATGTTGTCGGAACTGGTACCCGGCCGCGTGTCCACCGAAGTGGACGCGGACCTGGCGCACGACACCCAGGCCACCATCGCCAAGGCACGCAAGTTCATCGCGATGTATGCCGAGCGTGGCGTGTCCAAGGACAAGATCCTGATCAAGATCGCCGCCACCTGGGAAGGCATCGAAGCCGCACGCCAACTGCAGCAGGAAGGCATCGACTGCAACCTGACGCTGATCTTCAACCGCTCGCAGGCGCTGGCCTGTGCCGAGGCCGGTGTGTTCCTGATCTCGCCGTTTGTCGGCCGCATCCTGGATTTCTTTGTCGCCAAGGGCCAGACCCCGGCCAGCATCGACGAAGATCCGGGCGTGGTGTTCGTGCGCGGTGTCTACGACGAGTTCAAGCGCCGCGGCTCCTCCACTGTGGTCATGGGCGCCTCGTTCCGCTCCACTGCGCAGATCGAGGCGCTGGCCGGCTGCGACCGCCTGACCATCTCGCCGGACCTGCTGGAGAAGCTCGACGCCGACCACGGCGACCTGCCGCGCAAACTGTCGCCATTGAATGCGGACAACGCGGCCATCACGCCGATCAACAGCGACAGCTTCGCCACCGACTTGGCCGCTGACGATATGGCCACCGAGAAGCTGGCCAGCGGCATCGACACCTTCGCCAAGGACCTGGAGGCGCTGCGCAAGACCATCGCCGACAAGCTCGCTGGCTGA
- the rnk gene encoding nucleoside diphosphate kinase regulator — MTSQHHSGLPPSILVSSHDLARLEAMLESSALNNHPAAAALADELGRARVVPPDQIPGDVVTMHSRIECEDELHGERHTLTLVYPHEADVQHSRISVLAPVGTALLGLSVGQSIDWRAPGGRDLRLRVTAVHDQPEAAGDFRR, encoded by the coding sequence ATGACCTCGCAACACCACAGCGGCTTGCCGCCATCCATTCTGGTGTCCAGCCACGACCTTGCCCGCCTTGAAGCGATGCTCGAGTCTTCCGCGTTGAACAACCATCCGGCCGCCGCTGCGCTGGCCGACGAACTGGGCCGCGCACGCGTCGTGCCGCCCGACCAGATTCCCGGCGATGTCGTCACCATGCACTCACGCATCGAATGCGAAGACGAGCTGCACGGCGAACGTCACACGCTCACCCTCGTGTACCCGCACGAAGCCGATGTCCAACACAGCCGCATCTCGGTGCTGGCGCCGGTGGGCACCGCCTTGCTCGGCCTGTCGGTCGGCCAGTCCATCGATTGGCGCGCACCCGGCGGACGCGACCTGCGCTTGCGCGTGACCGCTGTGCACGACCAGCCCGAAGCGGCGGGCGACTTCCGTCGCTGA
- a CDS encoding LysR substrate-binding domain-containing protein — MNLRDLKYLVALADHKHFGRAATACFVSQPTLSTQIKKLEDELGVPLVERAPRKVMLTPAGREAAMRARSIVAEVEQMKEAARRSQDPEAGTVRLGIFPTLAPYLLPHVVPRIRERFPRLELLLIEEKSDQLIHQLREGRMDAALLALPLQDEQLHAEFLFEEPFVLAVPEGHPLSRHDSMTLDDLSEQRLLLLEDGHCLREQALDVCHLAGALEKSEFQATSLETLRQMVAANVGVTLLPMLAVKPPVARSENIRLIRFREDKQPNRRIAMAWRRSSAMTAFLEQLSQIFKELPDSLFTLDQPASGPKAVAA; from the coding sequence ATGAATCTGCGTGACCTGAAATACCTGGTAGCCCTGGCCGACCACAAGCATTTTGGCCGTGCCGCCACTGCCTGTTTCGTGAGCCAGCCCACCTTGTCCACCCAGATCAAGAAACTGGAAGACGAGCTCGGTGTGCCGCTGGTCGAACGTGCGCCGCGCAAGGTGATGCTCACCCCGGCTGGCCGCGAAGCCGCCATGCGCGCGCGCAGCATCGTGGCCGAAGTGGAACAGATGAAGGAAGCCGCCCGCCGCAGCCAGGACCCGGAAGCGGGCACCGTGCGCCTGGGCATCTTCCCCACCCTGGCACCGTATCTGCTGCCGCATGTGGTGCCACGCATCCGCGAGCGTTTTCCGCGCCTGGAGCTGTTGCTGATCGAAGAAAAAAGCGACCAGCTCATCCACCAGTTACGCGAAGGCCGCATGGACGCCGCACTGCTGGCCCTGCCCCTGCAGGACGAGCAGTTGCATGCCGAATTCCTGTTCGAAGAACCGTTCGTGCTGGCGGTACCGGAAGGCCACCCGCTGTCGCGGCACGACAGCATGACGCTGGACGATCTCTCCGAGCAGCGCCTGTTGCTGCTGGAAGACGGCCATTGCCTGCGCGAACAGGCGCTGGACGTGTGCCATCTTGCCGGCGCGCTGGAAAAGTCCGAATTCCAGGCGACCAGCCTGGAAACCCTGCGCCAGATGGTGGCGGCCAATGTCGGTGTCACCCTGCTGCCGATGCTGGCGGTCAAGCCGCCGGTGGCACGTTCGGAAAACATTCGCCTGATCCGCTTCCGCGAAGACAAGCAGCCCAACCGGCGCATCGCCATGGCATGGCGGCGCAGCTCGGCAATGACGGCGTTCCTGGAGCAGCTCTCGCAGATCTTCAAGGAATTGCCGGACAGCCTGTTCACGCTGGACCAGCCGGCAAGCGGCCCGAAAGCTGTCGCCGCCTGA
- the ahpF gene encoding alkyl hydroperoxide reductase subunit F has protein sequence MLDANLKTQLTAYLERVTRPIQIHASIDDIPKAREMLELLEDLVLLSDKISLDVHRDDNQRKPSFALTTPGQDISVRFAGLPMGHEFTSLVLALLQVGGHPSKATAELIEQVQHLDGDYQFETYFSLSCQNCPDVVQALNLAAVLNPRIKHVAIDGALFQDEVETRQIMSVPTVYLNGELFDQGRMTLEQIVAKLDTNAAKRDAAKIAAKDAFDVLVVGGGPAGSAAAVYAARKGIRTGVAAERFGGQVLDTMSIENFISVPETEGPKMAAALEQHVRQYDVDIMNLQRAEQLIPAGADGLVEIKLANGASLKSKTVILSTGARWRQMNVPGEDQYRNKGVAYCPHCDGPLFKGKRVAVIGGGNSGVEAAIDLAGIVAHVTLVEFDDKLRADEVLQRKLRSLHNVRIITSAQTTEVLGDGQKVTGLVYKDRTGGDTQHIDLEGVFVQIGLLPNTEFLRGTVELSPRGEIIVDDRGQTNVPGVFAAGDATTVPYKQIVIAMGEGSKAALSAFDYLIRSSAPVSADVAQAA, from the coding sequence ATGTTGGATGCCAATCTCAAGACCCAGCTGACCGCCTACCTGGAACGGGTCACGCGGCCGATCCAGATCCATGCTTCGATCGACGACATCCCCAAGGCGCGCGAAATGCTCGAGCTGCTCGAGGATCTGGTGCTGCTCTCGGACAAGATCAGCCTGGACGTGCACCGCGACGACAACCAGCGCAAGCCCTCGTTCGCGCTGACCACGCCGGGCCAGGACATTTCGGTGCGCTTTGCCGGCCTGCCGATGGGGCACGAATTCACCTCGCTGGTGCTGGCGCTGCTGCAGGTTGGCGGCCACCCTTCCAAGGCCACTGCCGAGCTGATCGAGCAGGTGCAGCACCTGGATGGCGACTATCAGTTCGAAACCTATTTCTCGCTGTCGTGCCAGAACTGCCCGGACGTGGTGCAGGCGCTGAACCTGGCCGCGGTGCTGAACCCGCGCATCAAGCACGTGGCCATCGATGGCGCGCTGTTCCAGGACGAGGTGGAAACCCGCCAGATCATGTCGGTGCCCACCGTGTACTTGAACGGTGAACTGTTCGACCAGGGCCGCATGACGCTGGAACAGATCGTCGCCAAGCTCGACACCAATGCCGCCAAGCGCGATGCCGCCAAGATCGCCGCCAAGGACGCCTTCGACGTGTTGGTGGTTGGCGGTGGCCCGGCCGGCTCGGCAGCAGCGGTGTATGCCGCACGCAAGGGCATCCGCACCGGCGTGGCTGCAGAGCGTTTCGGTGGTCAGGTGCTGGACACCATGTCGATCGAAAACTTCATCTCGGTGCCGGAAACTGAAGGCCCGAAGATGGCTGCCGCGCTTGAGCAGCACGTGCGCCAGTACGACGTGGACATCATGAATCTGCAGCGTGCCGAGCAGTTGATCCCGGCCGGTGCCGATGGCCTGGTCGAAATCAAGCTGGCCAATGGCGCATCGCTCAAGAGCAAGACGGTGATCCTGTCCACCGGCGCGCGCTGGAGGCAGATGAATGTGCCCGGCGAAGACCAGTACAGGAACAAGGGCGTGGCCTACTGCCCGCATTGCGATGGCCCGCTGTTCAAGGGCAAGCGCGTGGCGGTGATCGGCGGCGGCAATTCGGGCGTGGAAGCGGCGATCGATCTGGCCGGCATCGTGGCGCATGTCACGCTGGTGGAATTCGACGACAAGCTGCGCGCCGACGAAGTGCTGCAGCGCAAGCTGCGCAGCCTGCACAACGTGCGCATCATCACCAGCGCGCAGACCACCGAAGTGCTGGGCGATGGTCAGAAGGTCACTGGGCTGGTCTACAAGGACCGCACCGGTGGCGACACGCAGCACATCGACCTGGAGGGTGTGTTCGTGCAGATCGGCCTGCTGCCCAACACCGAGTTCCTGCGTGGCACGGTGGAGTTGTCCCCGCGCGGCGAGATCATCGTCGACGACCGCGGCCAGACCAATGTGCCGGGCGTGTTCGCGGCCGGCGACGCGACCACGGTGCCGTACAAGCAGATCGTGATCGCGATGGGCGAAGGTTCCAAGGCTGCATTGAGCGCGTTCGATTACCTGATCCGCTCCAGCGCACCGGTCAGCGCCGACGTAGCCCAGGCTGCGTAA
- the ahpC gene encoding alkyl hydroperoxide reductase subunit C — protein sequence MSLINTQVQPFKANAYHNGNFIEVTEASLKGKWSVLIFMPAAFTFNCPTEVEDAADNYAAFQKAGAEVYIVTTDTHFSHKVWHETSPAVGKAQFPLIGDPAHKLTRAFGVHIEEEGLALRGTFIINPEGVIKTLEIHDNSIARDVTETLRKLTAAQFVANNPGQVCPAKWKEGAKTLAPSLDLVGKI from the coding sequence ATGTCTCTCATCAACACCCAGGTCCAGCCCTTCAAGGCGAACGCGTACCACAACGGCAACTTCATTGAGGTCACCGAAGCAAGCCTGAAGGGCAAGTGGTCGGTGCTGATCTTCATGCCGGCCGCCTTCACCTTCAACTGCCCGACCGAAGTGGAAGACGCCGCTGACAACTACGCCGCGTTCCAGAAGGCCGGCGCCGAGGTGTACATCGTCACCACCGACACGCACTTCTCGCACAAGGTGTGGCACGAAACCTCCCCGGCCGTGGGCAAGGCGCAGTTCCCGCTGATCGGCGACCCGGCCCACAAGCTGACCCGCGCGTTCGGCGTGCACATTGAAGAAGAAGGCCTGGCCCTGCGCGGCACCTTCATCATCAATCCGGAAGGCGTGATCAAGACCCTGGAAATCCACGACAACTCCATCGCCCGCGACGTCACCGAGACGCTGCGCAAGCTGACCGCGGCACAGTTCGTGGCCAACAATCCTGGCCAGGTCTGCCCGGCCAAGTGGAAGGAAGGCGCCAAGACCTTGGCTCCGTCGCTGGACCTGGTCGGCAAGATCTAA